One stretch of Candidatus Limnocylindria bacterium DNA includes these proteins:
- a CDS encoding DNA translocase FtsK 4TM domain-containing protein has protein sequence MSARRVSRRQPQRGAVSAVDPRIRNEVGAIALLAFAVLSIVAIIADQGAVLHWWRSFLVSLLGWGAFAVPFVLGALAAELWFGLMRRSAIIPISGGALVFIALLAIAQHYQRGEPAIGEGAGGVVGATVANIATGAFGDVGGPIALIALLLVGVVITANRTLGDLIRPAWERRSALRAGVSLPGGTAGRFGRGVDEDEVELAPVEEPAPPLRINMPALRPKGAAQPLKPALRLLPPPETDEASSAPEGAFTPSIAGLPDKNVAVEGVLHAKADRNWTLPPLDLLGLGDAGHAGTSSEIRRSAEVIEQTLAHFNIAAKVVEVTPGPVVTRYELKIAPGILLSRVESLNDNLALALAARTLRIEAPIPGKSVVGIEVPNIAVGLVSLRDVVETAIFRGSPSKLTVALGRDVAGAPIVLDLGAMPHLLVAGQTGSGKSVNISSILCSLLLNATPDDVRLLIGDLKRVDFTAFGDVPHLIAPVMTDADKILNALFWVVGEMDRRYRLFARTSSRNIGQYNEKHTGSDRIPYVVFVIDELADLMLQAPIQVEKQITRVAQLARATGIHLVLGTQRPSVDVITGLIKANIPARIAFATASAVDSRTIIDMTGAEKLLGRGDMLVLRPDLAKPIRAQGVYVSDHEIQLISRHWTLQSGTSYDRHAKVIEGPDRLTRRESDGEDIEDERYEEAVEIIRHEGKASVSMLQRKMTIGFARAGRLIDIMERNGVVGPDRGPGKFREVYGSARPGEE, from the coding sequence ATGAGCGCGCGCAGGGTGTCGCGCCGCCAGCCGCAGCGTGGTGCGGTCTCGGCGGTCGACCCGCGCATCCGCAACGAGGTCGGCGCCATCGCGCTGCTCGCGTTCGCCGTGCTCTCGATCGTGGCGATCATCGCGGACCAGGGCGCGGTGCTGCACTGGTGGCGCTCGTTCCTGGTGTCGCTCCTCGGTTGGGGCGCGTTCGCCGTCCCCTTCGTGCTTGGCGCGCTCGCGGCCGAGCTCTGGTTCGGTCTCATGCGACGCAGCGCGATCATCCCCATCTCTGGCGGAGCGCTCGTGTTCATCGCTCTCCTCGCGATCGCGCAGCATTACCAGCGCGGCGAGCCCGCCATCGGTGAGGGCGCGGGCGGCGTGGTCGGCGCGACCGTCGCGAACATCGCGACCGGCGCGTTCGGCGATGTCGGCGGTCCTATCGCACTCATTGCGCTTCTCCTCGTCGGCGTCGTCATCACGGCGAACCGGACCCTCGGCGACCTGATCAGGCCGGCCTGGGAGCGACGCAGCGCCCTCCGGGCGGGCGTCAGCCTGCCTGGCGGCACGGCCGGACGCTTCGGACGCGGTGTCGACGAGGACGAGGTCGAGCTGGCGCCGGTGGAGGAGCCCGCCCCGCCGCTCCGGATCAACATGCCCGCCCTGCGCCCCAAGGGGGCCGCTCAGCCCCTCAAACCCGCCCTGCGGCTCCTTCCTCCACCCGAGACGGACGAGGCGTCCTCGGCGCCAGAAGGCGCGTTCACTCCCTCGATCGCCGGGCTGCCAGACAAGAACGTGGCCGTCGAGGGCGTGCTCCACGCCAAGGCCGACCGGAACTGGACGCTCCCGCCTCTCGACCTGCTCGGCCTGGGCGACGCGGGCCACGCCGGGACCAGCAGCGAGATCCGGAGGAGCGCCGAGGTCATCGAGCAGACGCTCGCGCATTTCAACATCGCCGCGAAGGTCGTCGAGGTCACGCCTGGGCCCGTCGTCACGCGCTACGAGCTGAAGATCGCGCCGGGCATCCTCCTCTCGCGCGTCGAGTCGCTCAACGACAACCTCGCGCTCGCGCTCGCCGCACGCACGCTCCGCATCGAAGCGCCGATCCCCGGCAAGAGCGTCGTCGGCATCGAGGTCCCGAACATCGCGGTGGGTCTGGTGTCGCTGCGCGACGTCGTCGAGACGGCGATCTTCCGGGGCTCGCCCTCCAAGCTGACGGTCGCGCTCGGGCGCGATGTCGCCGGCGCGCCGATCGTGCTCGACCTCGGCGCGATGCCGCACCTGCTCGTCGCGGGGCAAACGGGCTCCGGCAAGAGCGTCAACATCAGCTCGATCCTCTGCAGCCTCCTCCTCAACGCGACGCCCGACGACGTGCGGCTGCTCATCGGCGACCTCAAGCGGGTCGACTTCACCGCGTTCGGCGACGTGCCGCACCTGATCGCACCGGTCATGACCGACGCGGACAAGATCCTCAACGCCCTGTTCTGGGTCGTCGGGGAGATGGACCGGCGGTACCGGCTGTTCGCGCGGACGAGCTCCCGCAACATCGGCCAGTACAACGAGAAGCACACCGGCTCGGACCGCATCCCGTACGTCGTGTTCGTCATCGACGAGCTCGCCGATCTGATGCTCCAGGCGCCCATCCAGGTGGAGAAGCAGATCACCCGCGTCGCGCAGCTGGCACGCGCGACCGGCATCCACCTCGTCCTGGGGACCCAGCGGCCGTCGGTCGACGTCATCACCGGCCTCATCAAAGCGAACATCCCGGCTCGTATCGCGTTTGCTACCGCCTCCGCCGTCGACTCGCGCACCATCATCGACATGACCGGCGCGGAGAAGCTCCTCGGACGTGGCGACATGCTCGTGCTGCGGCCTGACCTCGCGAAGCCGATCCGGGCGCAGGGCGTCTACGTGTCGGATCACGAGATCCAGCTCATCAGCCGGCACTGGACGCTGCAGAGTGGAACGTCGTACGACCGCCACGCGAAGGTGATCGAGGGGCCGGATCGCCTCACTCGACGCGAGTCCGACGGCGAGGACATCGAGGACGAGCGTTACGAGGAGGCGGTCGAGATCATCCGCCACGAGGGCAAGGCATCGGTCTCGATGCTGCAACGCAAGATGACCATCGGGTTCGCGCGCGCCGGCAGGCTCATCGACATCATGGAGCGGAACGGCGTCGTCGGGCCCGACCGCGGGCCGGGCAAGTTCCGTGAGGTGTACGGCTCAGCCCGACCAGGCGAGGAGTAG
- a CDS encoding RodZ domain-containing protein: protein MARLGETLRAQREKKGITLEQAASDTHIREKFLKALEDSDYQTLPGTVYTKGFLRNYAEYLELPTEELVVQFHQERDLPDAPRTFKPLNPIARRSLIFTPAVLVPVVVLAGIALFVGYLYYQFVSFAVPPKIEVTEPASDAIAQSADFVVKGRTVPEGRVTVQVFPGPLTVADIHPNSDGTFSVNVQLNPGSNHIIVEVLDVTGKVGRASRTVRLDTSAASSPGQPLLIVEEPANGATFTNAQVLVRGRFDPTVTALTVNGVQLPISPARLFEIRFTYPAGQQTINIVARNAAGATTTESRAVTVAYTAAVVNVTLKGGEAWLQATVDGTVVPGTGRVFKEGETATYTGREVRLRSGNGAATMVSYNGQPAVALGQQGEVVERVYTAQ from the coding sequence ATGGCGCGGCTCGGCGAAACGCTTCGCGCGCAGCGTGAGAAGAAAGGCATCACGCTGGAGCAGGCCGCCTCCGACACGCACATCCGCGAGAAGTTCCTGAAAGCGCTCGAGGACAGCGACTATCAGACGCTGCCCGGCACGGTGTACACGAAGGGCTTCCTTCGCAACTACGCCGAGTACCTCGAACTCCCCACCGAAGAGCTCGTCGTGCAGTTCCATCAGGAACGCGACCTGCCTGACGCGCCACGCACCTTCAAACCGCTCAACCCGATCGCGCGGCGAAGCCTCATCTTCACGCCAGCCGTGCTCGTGCCGGTGGTGGTGCTCGCGGGCATCGCGTTGTTCGTGGGTTACCTCTATTACCAGTTCGTGTCGTTCGCCGTCCCTCCGAAGATCGAAGTGACCGAGCCCGCGTCGGATGCGATCGCACAGAGCGCCGACTTCGTCGTGAAGGGCCGCACCGTTCCCGAAGGCCGCGTCACGGTCCAGGTATTCCCTGGGCCGCTGACCGTCGCGGACATCCATCCGAACTCCGATGGGACCTTCTCCGTCAACGTGCAGCTGAACCCTGGCTCGAATCACATCATCGTGGAAGTGCTCGACGTCACAGGCAAGGTCGGACGCGCATCGCGGACCGTGCGTTTGGACACGTCTGCCGCGAGCTCGCCGGGACAGCCGCTGCTCATCGTCGAAGAACCAGCCAACGGGGCGACATTCACGAATGCTCAGGTCCTGGTGCGCGGCCGCTTTGACCCGACCGTCACCGCTCTCACTGTGAACGGCGTGCAGCTTCCGATCAGCCCCGCGCGCCTCTTCGAGATCCGTTTCACGTATCCCGCCGGTCAGCAGACGATCAACATCGTCGCGCGGAACGCCGCCGGCGCTACCACCACCGAGTCGCGCGCGGTGACCGTTGCATACACCGCCGCCGTCGTGAACGTGACGCTCAAGGGTGGCGAAGCGTGGCTGCAGGCGACCGTGGACGGCACCGTCGTCCCGGGGACCGGCCGCGTGTTCAAGGAAGGCGAGACCGCGACCTACACCGGCCGCGAAGTGCGTCTCCGTTCCGGGAACGGCGCGGCGACCATGGTGAGCTACAACGGCCAGCCCGCCGTCGCGCTCGGACAGCAGGGCGAGGTCGTGGAGCGCGTCTACACCGCCCAGTGA
- a CDS encoding CDP-alcohol phosphatidyltransferase family protein has product MTAATALTGFRAVAVVPIVWAIAADEHVLALGLFVLAAASDAVDGLLARRSGNTSARGALLDPLADKVLVIGTLLGLTAVGSGWPVAVVTALTVLREGVVALVRVRAFARGAPLPADRLAKIKTAAQMIGVALIIVGERPWPVAGAALVGLAFLVSLVTLPRYFDTRPT; this is encoded by the coding sequence GTGACCGCCGCGACCGCACTGACGGGGTTCCGCGCCGTTGCTGTCGTCCCGATCGTGTGGGCGATCGCCGCCGACGAACACGTGCTCGCTCTGGGGCTGTTCGTGCTGGCCGCGGCTTCGGACGCTGTCGACGGGTTGCTTGCGCGGCGCTCCGGCAACACCAGTGCGCGTGGCGCCCTGCTCGACCCGCTTGCAGACAAGGTCCTCGTCATCGGAACGCTGCTCGGGCTGACCGCCGTCGGGAGCGGATGGCCGGTCGCAGTCGTCACCGCACTCACCGTCCTGCGCGAGGGCGTCGTGGCGCTTGTCCGAGTGCGCGCGTTCGCGCGAGGCGCTCCACTCCCCGCGGACCGCCTGGCGAAGATCAAGACTGCGGCACAGATGATCGGAGTCGCTCTGATCATCGTCGGCGAGCGCCCATGGCCTGTCGCCGGCGCCGCGCTCGTCGGACTGGCGTTCCTCGTGAGTTTGGTCACTTTGCCCCGGTACTTCGACACGCGCCCCACCTGA
- a CDS encoding CinA family protein, whose amino-acid sequence MAKKVAPTLDELVARMAALHEKLRRRKLTVAAAESCTGGLLGAVLTAHGGSSAYFRGGAVVYSNEAKEILADVPPQLIHSHGAVSSVVAGALARGARERLAAKIGLGITGISGPGGAMPGKPVGLTYVAVDSEKHSAVKKHQWTFDRTGNRLASVGAALDLLEDAIA is encoded by the coding sequence GTGGCGAAGAAGGTCGCGCCGACGCTCGATGAGCTCGTCGCGCGCATGGCCGCGCTTCATGAAAAGCTGCGGCGCCGGAAGCTCACGGTGGCCGCCGCGGAGTCATGCACCGGCGGTCTGCTGGGTGCGGTCCTTACCGCGCACGGGGGATCGAGCGCGTATTTTCGCGGCGGCGCCGTCGTCTACAGCAATGAGGCGAAGGAGATCCTCGCCGACGTCCCGCCACAACTCATCCATTCGCACGGTGCGGTCTCGTCCGTCGTTGCCGGCGCTCTCGCGCGTGGTGCGCGAGAGCGGCTCGCCGCGAAGATCGGCCTAGGCATCACCGGTATCTCCGGACCCGGCGGCGCGATGCCGGGCAAGCCGGTCGGTCTCACGTATGTGGCCGTCGACAGCGAGAAGCACAGCGCGGTGAAGAAGCATCAATGGACCTTCGACCGCACCGGCAATCGCCTCGCGAGCGTCGGCGCCGCGCTGGACCTCCTTGAAGACGCGATCGCATGA
- a CDS encoding class I SAM-dependent methyltransferase yields MTTRPSFFAPEHAAAFEDPDVVREYAFRAPYPPATFDLLARLIDRDRPVVLDLGAGTGPIARAIASRADRVDAIDPSNAMLAEGRRLDGDSHRNIRWLPGRAETVELDPPYGLATAGSSLHWMDWDTMLPRLARTLTPKAFFAVLDVDDRHAPWHERLVALFQEYSVYGKTWREFDVIAELERRGLFAVVGREQVPMQFAQPLEAYVRALHSHSSLARVRIGATRAAAFDDGVRKLVALDADGLVRRSIAADVVWGRPLA; encoded by the coding sequence ATGACCACCCGCCCATCGTTCTTCGCTCCGGAGCATGCCGCCGCGTTCGAGGATCCCGATGTCGTGCGCGAGTATGCGTTCCGCGCGCCCTATCCACCCGCGACATTCGACCTGCTCGCGCGTCTCATCGACCGCGATCGTCCAGTCGTGCTCGATCTCGGCGCAGGCACCGGTCCTATCGCACGCGCGATCGCGTCGCGTGCCGACCGTGTCGACGCGATCGATCCGTCCAACGCAATGCTCGCCGAAGGCCGCCGGCTCGACGGTGACAGTCATCGGAACATCCGTTGGCTTCCTGGCCGCGCCGAGACCGTCGAGCTGGATCCACCGTACGGTCTCGCGACCGCAGGTTCGAGCCTGCATTGGATGGATTGGGACACGATGTTGCCGCGGCTGGCACGCACGCTGACGCCCAAGGCATTCTTCGCGGTGCTCGACGTCGATGACCGCCACGCGCCATGGCACGAGCGCCTCGTAGCGCTGTTCCAGGAGTATTCGGTCTACGGCAAGACGTGGCGTGAATTCGACGTGATCGCCGAACTCGAGCGTCGCGGACTGTTCGCCGTCGTTGGCCGCGAGCAGGTTCCGATGCAATTCGCGCAGCCGCTTGAAGCCTACGTGCGAGCGTTGCACTCCCATAGCTCGCTCGCGCGGGTGCGCATCGGAGCGACTCGGGCCGCGGCCTTCGACGACGGCGTCCGTAAATTAGTCGCGCTCGATGCCGACGGCCTCGTCCGCCGGAGCATCGCCGCCGACGTGGTATGGGGGAGACCGCTCGCTTGA
- a CDS encoding homoserine dehydrogenase, with product MSTPVGVALLGLGTVGSAVARAFADRGKRLDTAAGRPLRLVGAAVRDRRKARDAGDLAVTTDPFRLLEDPNVHIVIEVIGGTSPARDLQLAAFERGRHVVTANKELVAKEWNALHEAAKLAKRELRFEAAVAAAIPLIAGTRMLAASRPRVVRGLLNGTTTYICSRMESGLGFDAALEEAIAKGYAEADPTADVDGFDAAYKLSILISLLEGRHFHPDNVRRTTLRGLSADTVSAAATREKKVRYLATADFGERATKARVGPEEVPASSPEGAADGPTNVVTIETDLAGRLVFSGPGAGGDATASAILGDVIAIARAMR from the coding sequence TTGAGCACTCCCGTCGGCGTCGCGCTGCTCGGTCTCGGTACGGTCGGCTCGGCCGTCGCGCGCGCGTTCGCCGATCGCGGGAAGCGCCTCGATACGGCCGCCGGTCGCCCGCTCCGGCTCGTCGGCGCCGCCGTGCGCGACCGGCGTAAGGCGCGCGACGCCGGTGACCTTGCCGTGACGACCGACCCTTTCCGGCTCCTCGAGGACCCGAACGTCCACATCGTCATCGAGGTCATCGGCGGCACCTCGCCAGCGCGCGATCTGCAGCTCGCGGCGTTCGAGCGCGGACGCCACGTTGTCACCGCGAACAAGGAGCTCGTCGCCAAGGAATGGAACGCGCTGCACGAAGCCGCGAAGCTCGCTAAGCGCGAGCTGCGTTTCGAGGCCGCGGTCGCGGCGGCGATCCCGCTCATCGCCGGCACGCGCATGCTCGCGGCCTCGCGCCCTCGTGTGGTGCGGGGCCTGCTGAACGGCACGACGACCTACATCTGCTCCCGCATGGAGTCCGGACTCGGGTTCGACGCGGCGCTCGAGGAGGCGATCGCGAAGGGCTACGCCGAGGCCGATCCCACAGCGGACGTCGATGGCTTCGATGCCGCGTACAAGCTCTCGATCCTCATCAGCCTCCTCGAGGGGCGGCACTTCCACCCCGACAACGTGCGGCGTACGACCCTGCGCGGGCTATCGGCGGACACGGTCAGTGCCGCGGCGACGCGCGAGAAGAAGGTGCGCTACCTCGCGACGGCGGACTTTGGCGAGCGCGCCACGAAGGCCCGTGTCGGTCCCGAAGAGGTACCGGCGAGCTCGCCCGAAGGCGCCGCCGATGGGCCCACGAACGTGGTGACGATCGAGACCGACCTCGCGGGCCGGCTCGTCTTCAGCGGACCGGGCGCGGGCGGTGACGCGACCGCCTCGGCCATACTCGGCGACGTGATCGCCATCGCCCGGGCCATGCGTTGA
- a CDS encoding aspartate kinase, translated as MTRTVLKFGGTSVASPTALESVARIVGDTRGDRVVVVSATAGTTDALHTAAREAANGEASVAERIVNDLAKAHANLVADLLGVGGGDVLGEITDLTERTISLLRSVAILRECTARSLDAIVSYGEKISAPIVSALLTAKGTKAKSLSAEGLLITDDAFGHANPLLDETRVRVHQDVLPLLKDGVTPVITGYVASTADGVTTTLGRGGSDYSAAVLAAAVNADVLLIYTDVNGVMSADPRIVRGAKSLERVSYAEAAELSYFGAKVIHPRTVLPAIEAHIPVRILNTFAPEHPGTTITGDPVFDGSVVKATTSLGGLGLLTVQGAGMSGVPGFAARVFDTTAAERVNVLMISQSSSENSICLVVPADGAERLRPALERMFSAELRRHDVERVSVEAPVAIVAAVGEGMRGTPGVAARVFGALGRAGVNVMAIAQGSSELNISFVVADGERDKAVRAVHEEFHRS; from the coding sequence TTGACGCGCACCGTCCTCAAGTTCGGCGGGACGTCCGTCGCCTCGCCGACTGCCCTCGAGAGCGTGGCGCGCATCGTCGGCGACACCAGGGGCGACCGGGTCGTCGTCGTCTCCGCGACAGCGGGGACCACCGACGCGCTGCACACCGCGGCGCGCGAGGCGGCGAACGGCGAGGCCTCGGTGGCCGAGCGCATCGTGAACGACCTCGCGAAAGCGCATGCGAACCTCGTCGCCGATCTCCTCGGCGTGGGCGGTGGCGACGTGCTCGGCGAGATCACGGACCTCACGGAGCGGACGATCTCGCTGCTGCGCAGCGTCGCGATCCTCCGCGAATGCACGGCGCGGAGCCTCGACGCGATCGTGAGCTACGGCGAGAAGATCTCCGCGCCGATCGTTTCAGCCCTTCTCACCGCGAAGGGTACGAAGGCGAAGTCGCTGTCAGCAGAGGGCCTGCTCATCACGGACGATGCGTTCGGTCACGCGAATCCGCTGCTCGACGAGACGAGGGTGCGCGTGCACCAGGACGTCCTTCCGCTGCTCAAGGACGGAGTAACGCCCGTGATCACCGGGTACGTCGCCTCCACCGCGGACGGCGTCACGACGACGCTGGGGCGCGGCGGCTCGGATTACTCCGCAGCAGTGCTCGCCGCGGCCGTCAACGCCGACGTGCTCCTCATCTACACCGACGTGAACGGCGTCATGAGCGCGGATCCGCGGATCGTGCGCGGCGCGAAATCGCTCGAGCGCGTTTCGTATGCGGAAGCGGCGGAGCTCTCGTACTTCGGCGCGAAGGTGATCCACCCGCGCACCGTGTTGCCGGCGATCGAAGCGCACATCCCCGTCCGCATCCTCAACACCTTCGCCCCAGAGCATCCGGGGACGACGATCACCGGTGACCCGGTGTTCGACGGCAGCGTCGTCAAGGCGACGACGTCCCTCGGAGGGCTGGGTCTTCTCACGGTGCAGGGCGCCGGCATGAGCGGCGTTCCCGGGTTCGCGGCCCGCGTGTTCGACACGACCGCGGCCGAGCGCGTGAACGTGCTGATGATCAGCCAGTCCTCAAGCGAGAACTCGATCTGCCTCGTCGTGCCCGCGGATGGCGCCGAGCGCCTCCGACCGGCGCTCGAGCGCATGTTCAGCGCGGAGCTCAGGCGTCATGACGTCGAGCGGGTGAGCGTCGAGGCGCCCGTCGCGATCGTCGCCGCGGTGGGGGAGGGGATGCGCGGCACGCCTGGCGTGGCGGCGCGCGTGTTCGGAGCGCTCGGCCGCGCCGGCGTGAACGTCATGGCGATCGCGCAGGGCTCGAGCGAGCTGAACATCTCGTTCGTGGTCGCGGACGGCGAGCGCGACAAGGCGGTGCGCGCGGTCCACGAGGAGTTCCACCGCAGCTAG
- the asd gene encoding aspartate-semialdehyde dehydrogenase: MRKRKVAVLGATGTVGQRFISLLADHPWFELAALTTSDRNAGKRYGDVTPWHFGEDMPAAIADMQLEATRPEVDAEICFSALPSEAAEQWESALAKAGHHVFSNVKTHRMDEDVPLIIAEVNPEHANALELQRRRRGWTGSIVTNGNCSAITFTLAAAPLHRAFGIERAVVTTLQALSGAGYPGVPSLDALDNVVPFIGEEEEKMEQETKKFLGSWDGKVFKDAQFPFSAHCNRVSVRDGHTVTVSVALRGRPGARDVAQAMRAFKGRPQELGLPSAPQQPIVVRDERDRPQPVRDRMAGNGMSLVVGRVREDPVLGMKFVVLGHNTIRGAAGASVLNAELLAAEGCLGA, encoded by the coding sequence GTGCGCAAGCGAAAGGTCGCGGTCCTCGGCGCCACCGGCACGGTCGGGCAGCGCTTCATCAGCCTGCTTGCCGACCACCCGTGGTTCGAGCTGGCCGCGCTCACCACCTCAGATCGCAACGCGGGCAAGCGCTACGGCGACGTCACGCCCTGGCACTTCGGCGAGGACATGCCCGCCGCGATCGCCGACATGCAGCTCGAAGCGACGCGACCTGAAGTCGACGCCGAGATCTGCTTCTCCGCGCTGCCCAGCGAGGCCGCCGAGCAGTGGGAGTCCGCGCTGGCCAAAGCCGGCCACCACGTGTTCTCCAACGTGAAGACACACCGCATGGACGAGGACGTCCCGCTCATCATCGCCGAGGTCAATCCCGAGCACGCGAATGCGCTCGAGCTCCAGCGGAGGAGGCGCGGCTGGACCGGCTCGATCGTGACGAACGGGAACTGCTCCGCGATCACGTTCACGCTCGCTGCGGCTCCGCTCCATCGCGCGTTCGGCATCGAGCGCGCGGTCGTGACGACGCTCCAGGCGCTCTCCGGAGCCGGCTACCCCGGCGTGCCGTCACTCGATGCCCTCGACAACGTCGTTCCCTTCATCGGCGAGGAAGAAGAGAAGATGGAGCAGGAGACGAAGAAGTTCCTGGGGTCATGGGACGGCAAGGTGTTCAAGGACGCGCAGTTCCCGTTCTCCGCGCACTGCAACCGCGTGAGCGTGCGTGACGGCCACACCGTCACGGTCAGCGTCGCGCTGCGCGGACGTCCTGGCGCGCGCGATGTCGCACAGGCGATGCGTGCGTTCAAGGGACGCCCGCAGGAGCTGGGCCTGCCGAGCGCGCCGCAGCAGCCGATCGTCGTGCGCGATGAGCGCGACCGGCCGCAGCCGGTGCGCGACCGCATGGCCGGGAACGGGATGTCCCTCGTCGTCGGGCGTGTGCGCGAGGATCCGGTGCTGGGCATGAAGTTCGTCGTGCTCGGCCACAACACGATCCGCGGCGCGGCCGGCGCGTCAGTGCTGAACGCCGAGCTGCTCGCGGCGGAGGGCTGTCTCGGCGCATGA
- a CDS encoding MFS transporter produces MSAETFVARLDRVPLNGFHWRLLITSGFGWMFDAMDVLLIGFLVAPITKEFTLAPAQVGLVASSGFVGMFLGAAISGRLADRYGRRIIFQATLVLFSIGAVLSALAPTFETLLAARIVAGLGLGGELPVVATLVSEFSPRAQRGRMIVLLESFWAYGTLAAGLVAIFGLPQFGWRGAFLVAALPALYVAYLRSALPESPRYLAERGRSAEADAIVRRVERAGGGALLTLGAAIAPMRSGRTSIAQLWSPAYARRTAMLWILWFGITFTYYGIFLYVPSLLAARGLTEVRSNEFFFLSTIAQIPGYFSAAWLVERWGRKPTLVTYLVGTAAAALLFGTSDTGTIAFVALALLSFFNLGAWGVVYTYSPELYPTAVRATGAGVAASVGRIGGIIGPFLTPVLVAIPQFGQTGVFVMFVVLLVITALNVWLLAEETKGRSLEEIAGPVAA; encoded by the coding sequence ATGAGCGCAGAGACATTCGTCGCGCGACTCGACCGCGTGCCGCTCAATGGCTTTCACTGGCGGCTGCTCATCACGAGCGGCTTCGGCTGGATGTTCGACGCGATGGACGTCCTGCTCATCGGTTTCCTCGTCGCGCCGATCACCAAGGAGTTCACGCTCGCTCCCGCGCAGGTCGGACTCGTCGCGAGCTCGGGGTTCGTCGGGATGTTCCTCGGCGCCGCGATCTCCGGGCGCCTGGCCGACCGCTACGGACGCCGGATCATCTTCCAGGCGACGCTGGTGCTCTTCTCGATCGGTGCGGTGCTGTCGGCACTGGCACCGACCTTCGAGACGCTGCTCGCGGCGCGCATCGTCGCCGGACTCGGCCTCGGCGGCGAGCTACCGGTCGTCGCGACGCTCGTCTCCGAGTTCTCGCCGCGAGCGCAGCGCGGTCGGATGATCGTGCTCCTCGAATCGTTCTGGGCGTACGGCACGCTGGCCGCCGGCCTGGTCGCGATCTTCGGCCTTCCTCAGTTCGGCTGGCGCGGCGCGTTCCTCGTCGCCGCGCTGCCAGCCCTGTATGTCGCGTACCTGCGATCCGCGCTGCCCGAGTCTCCGCGCTACCTCGCGGAGCGCGGCCGCAGCGCGGAGGCCGACGCGATCGTGCGTCGCGTCGAGCGCGCGGGTGGGGGAGCGCTGCTCACCCTCGGTGCGGCCATCGCGCCGATGCGCTCGGGGCGCACGAGCATCGCGCAGCTGTGGAGTCCGGCGTATGCGCGGCGCACCGCGATGCTGTGGATCCTTTGGTTCGGCATCACCTTCACGTACTACGGGATCTTTCTGTACGTCCCATCGCTCCTCGCCGCGCGCGGGCTGACCGAGGTGCGAAGCAACGAGTTCTTCTTCCTCTCGACGATCGCGCAGATCCCCGGCTACTTCAGCGCCGCCTGGCTCGTGGAACGCTGGGGCCGCAAGCCAACGCTCGTCACATACCTCGTCGGTACGGCTGCCGCGGCTCTGCTATTCGGGACGTCCGACACCGGGACGATCGCTTTCGTGGCGCTCGCGCTCCTGTCGTTCTTCAACCTCGGGGCGTGGGGGGTCGTCTACACGTATTCCCCAGAGCTGTACCCCACCGCCGTACGCGCGACCGGCGCTGGTGTCGCCGCATCGGTCGGACGCATCGGCGGGATCATCGGTCCGTTTCTCACGCCGGTGCTTGTCGCGATCCCGCAGTTCGGCCAGACCGGTGTCTTCGTCATGTTCGTTGTGCTCCTCGTGATCACGGCGCTGAACGTGTGGCTGCTCGCTGAAGAGACGAAGGGACGTTCCCTGGAAGAGATCGCGGGACCGGTCGCGGCGTAA
- a CDS encoding CHRD domain-containing protein, translating into MRNRRWFGALIFVIPVVLAAATFAVAGDGGKSHSKADNLTGYQESAPVPISTTGTGSFEASLNGAGDEISYTLTYSDLEGVANNGVVTQAHIHFGQRGISGGVIAFLCGGSTKPACPASPATVTGTIRAADIIGPGAQGIEPGSFDEAVRALRAGMVYANVHTTRWLSGEIRGQVNG; encoded by the coding sequence ATGCGGAATCGGCGTTGGTTCGGCGCGCTCATCTTCGTGATTCCCGTCGTGCTCGCCGCAGCTACGTTCGCGGTCGCAGGCGACGGCGGCAAGAGCCACTCCAAGGCGGACAATTTGACCGGATACCAAGAGTCGGCGCCGGTGCCGATCTCGACGACAGGCACAGGTTCATTTGAAGCAAGCTTGAACGGTGCGGGCGACGAGATCAGCTACACGTTGACGTATAGCGACCTCGAGGGTGTGGCCAACAATGGGGTCGTCACCCAGGCGCACATCCACTTCGGTCAGCGCGGGATCAGCGGCGGCGTCATCGCCTTCCTGTGCGGCGGTTCCACCAAGCCGGCGTGCCCAGCCTCACCCGCCACGGTCACCGGCACGATCAGAGCCGCCGACATCATCGGGCCGGGCGCTCAGGGTATCGAGCCAGGGTCGTTCGACGAGGCTGTCCGCGCGCTCCGAGCCGGCATGGTCTACGCCAACGTGCACACGACGCGCTGGCTGAGCGGCGAGATCCGCGGCCAGGTCAACGGGTGA